A genome region from Populus alba chromosome 5, ASM523922v2, whole genome shotgun sequence includes the following:
- the LOC118029893 gene encoding CSC1-like protein At4g35870 has translation MNYPLPPPPSGGDTVIPDPWYGNIQYLLNISTIGLFFCIFIFVFAKLRSDHRRMPGFSALATKLLAVWHATGREIALHCGADAAQFLIIEGGSFAVVLSIGVLSICVLLPLNMYGGSQVINDEFSKTTINHIEKGSSFLWIHFVFVVIVVLLAHFGMSLIEKRLKVTRFRDGNGNLSDPNANSIAIFTIMVQGLPKSIGDDRRVLQEYFQHWYPGKIYKVIMPMDLCALDVLATELVRVRDEITWLVAKIDSRLLPEHNEGAGGGEAFWERLQGGVVWLWRNVKNWWGKMMDKLGYTDEEELRRLQELRVELETELAEYKEGRAPSSGVAFVIFKDVYTANKAVQDFRNEKKRRVGKFSSVMELRLQRNQWKVERAPLAADIYWNHLGSSKLSLRLRRLFVNTCLLLMLLFFSSPLAVISALNSAGRIIDAEAMDNAQSWLDWVQSSSWFASLIFQFLPNLIIFVSMYIIVPLVLSYMSKFERHLTVSGEQRAALLKMVCFFLVNLILLRALVESSLEGTILKMGRCYLDGEDCKRIEQYMSASFLSRSCLSSLAFLITSTFLGISYDLLAPIPWIKKKIQKYRKNDMLQLVPEQSEEYPLVGQAIDALQRPLMPDNMFDSPRSNVIDEAGQDLSVYPISRTSPIPKQTFDFAQYYAFNLTIFTLTLIYSSFAPLVVPVGAVYFGYRYVVDKYNFLFVYRVRGFPAGNDGRLMDTVLCIMRFSVDLFLLSMLLFFSVHGDSTKLQAIFTLGILIMYKLLPSDNDSFQPALLEGIQAVDSIVDGPIDYEVFSQPRFDWDSYYS, from the coding sequence ATGAACTACCCTCTTCCTCCACCACCCTCCGGCGGAGACACCGTTATACCCGACCCATGGTACGGAAACATCCAATATCTTCTTAACATCTCAACAATCGGTCTCTTCTTCTGCATCTTTATCTTCGTCTTCGCCAAGCTCCGCAGCGACCATCGCCGCATGCCTGGCTTCTCCGCCTTAGCCACCAAACTCCTCGCCGTATGGCACGCTACCGGCCGTGAAATCGCCCTTCACTGTGGTGCTGACGCTGCCCAGTTCCTTATAATTGAAGGTGGAAGCTTTGCTGTTGTTTTGTCAATTGGGGTTTTATCAATTTGTGTTTTGCTTCCTTTAAATATGTATGGAGGGAGTCAAGTTATAAACGATGAGTTTTCAAAGACTACTATTAATCATATTGAGAAAGGTTCAAGCTTTCTTTGGATTCATTTTGTTTTCGTTGTTATTGTTGTGCTTTTAGCTCATTTTGGTATGTCTTTGATTGAAAAGAGGCTTAAAGTCACTAGATTTAGAGATGGGAATGGGAACTTAAGTGACCCAAATGCGAATTCTATTGCTATTTTTACTATTATGGTTCAAGGATTGCCTAAAAGTATAGGGGATGATAGGAGGGTTTTACAAGAGTATTTTCAGCATTGGTATCCTGGTAagatttataaagttattatgcCTATGGATTTGTGTGCATTGGATGTTTTAGCGACGGAATTGGTTAGAGTTAGGGATGAAATTACTTGGTTGGTTGCAAAAATTGACTCGAGGCTTTTGCCTGAACATAATGAGGGGGCTGGTGGTGGAGAGGCGTTTTGGGAGCGGTTGCAAGGTGGGGTGGTTTGGCTGTGGAGAAATGTGAAGAATTGGTGGGGTAAGATGATGGATAAGTTGGGGTATACAGATGAAGAGGAGTTGAGGAGATTACAAGAATTGAGGGTGGAGCTGGAGACGGAGTTGGCAGAGTATAAAGAAGGTCGTGCGCCAAGTTCTGGAGTTGCGTTTGTGATATTTAAGGATGTTTATACAGCTAATAAAGCTGTTCAGGATTTTCGGAATGAGAAGAAGAGGCGGGTCGGTAAGTTCTCTTCTGTCATGGAGTTGAGGTTGCAGAGGAACCAGTGGAAAGTGGAACGAGCTCCATTGGCAGCAGATATTTACTGGAATCATTTGGGGTCGTCAAAGTTGTCTCTGAGGTTGAGGAGATTGTTTGTGAACACGTGCTTGCTGTTAATGCTTTTATTCTTTAGCTCTCCTCTTGCTGTGATAAGTGCTTTGAATAGTGCTGGGCGAATTATTGATGCAGAAGCTATGGATAATGCACAATCATGGTTGGATTGGGTACAGAGTTCCAGCTGGTTTGCGTCCCTAATCTTCCAGTTCCTGCCAAATCTTATTATCTTTGTGAGCATGTATATAATAGTTCCATTGGTTCTCTCTTATATGTCCAAGTTTGAACGTCATCTAACTGTCTCTGGGGAGCAAAGAGCTGCGCTTTTGAAGATGGTTTGTTTCTTCCTTGTAAACCTCATTCTGTTGAGAGCTCTGGTTGAGTCTTCTTTGGAAGGTACAATCCTAAAAATGGGTAGATGTTATTTGGATGGAGAAGACTGCAAGAGGATCGAGCAATACATGAGTGCATCATTTCTGTCAAGATCCTGTCTCTCTTCACTTGCATTTCTAATCACAAGTACTTTCTTGGGTATATCTTATGATCTATTGGCTCCTATCCCATGGATAAAGAAGAAGATTCAGAAGTATAGGAAGAATGACATGCTCCAGCTGGTGCCTGAGCAGAGTGAAGAGTACCCTTTGGTAGGTCAAGCCATAGATGCTCTTCAGAGACCACTGATGCCTGATAATATGTTTGATTCTCCCAGGTCAAATGTAATTGATGAAGCGGGACAAGATCTCTCTGTTTATCCAATCAGCAGAACCTCTCCCATTCCCAAGCAGACATTTGATTTTGCTCAATAttatgcatttaatttgacAATATTCACACTGACCTTGATATATTCATCATTTGCTCCGCTCGTGGTCCCTGTTGGTGCAGTTTACTTTGGGTATAGGTATGTGGTGGACAAGTACAACTTTCTGTTTGTTTATAGAGTTCGGGGTTTTCCTGCTGGAAATGATGGGAGGTTGATGGATACTGTATTGTGTATCATGCGTTTCTCTGTTGATTTATTCCTTCTATCAATGCTTCTGTTCTTCTCGGTTCATGGTGATTCCACAAAGTTGCAAGCCATTTTCACACTTGGAATATTAATAATGTACAAATTATTACCTTCTGATAATGATAGTTTTCAGCCAGCTCTTTTGGAAGGTATACAAGCTGTTGACAGCATTGTAGATGGACCCATTGATTACGAGGTATTCTCACAACCCAGGTTTGACTGGGATTCATATTATTCTTGA